One stretch of Amycolatopsis sp. NBC_00345 DNA includes these proteins:
- a CDS encoding carbohydrate ABC transporter permease: MSTGSVLVRPRLLGRTAATTVVGIAVLYTVLPVLWLVLAASKNRDALFGSNILDFGNFSVGANLHALFTMDDGLYGRWYANSLLYAVVGAAVSALISVACGYAFDKFRFRHKEKLFGLVLAAVMVPQTVLALPLYLTASGVGLVDTVWAVLIPVLFNPFGVYLGRIFSEGYVPNDVLEAARIDGAGELVTYLRVSLRMLGPGFVTVFLFQLTAIWNNFFLPMVMLSDQHLYPLSLGLYTWNSQALVSPEYYPVVVMGSLLAVLPLIIAFVMLQRFWRSGLTAGAVK; the protein is encoded by the coding sequence ATGAGCACCGGATCCGTGCTGGTGCGCCCGAGGCTGCTCGGCCGCACCGCCGCCACCACCGTGGTCGGCATCGCCGTCCTGTACACCGTGCTGCCGGTGCTCTGGCTGGTGCTCGCCGCGTCGAAGAACCGCGACGCCCTGTTCGGCAGCAACATCCTCGACTTCGGCAACTTCTCCGTCGGGGCCAACCTGCACGCCCTGTTCACCATGGACGACGGGCTGTACGGCCGGTGGTACGCCAACAGCCTGCTCTACGCGGTCGTCGGTGCCGCAGTGAGCGCGCTGATCAGCGTGGCGTGCGGCTACGCCTTCGACAAGTTCCGCTTCCGGCACAAGGAGAAGCTCTTCGGCCTGGTCCTCGCGGCCGTGATGGTGCCGCAGACGGTCCTCGCGCTGCCGCTGTACCTCACGGCGTCCGGCGTCGGCCTGGTGGACACCGTCTGGGCGGTCCTCATTCCCGTGCTCTTCAACCCGTTCGGCGTTTACCTCGGCCGGATCTTCAGCGAGGGGTACGTGCCGAACGACGTGCTGGAGGCGGCCAGGATCGACGGCGCCGGCGAACTCGTGACGTACCTGAGGGTCTCGCTGCGGATGCTCGGCCCCGGCTTCGTCACCGTCTTCCTGTTCCAGCTGACCGCGATCTGGAACAACTTCTTCCTGCCCATGGTGATGTTGTCCGACCAGCACCTCTACCCGCTCAGCCTCGGGCTCTACACCTGGAACAGCCAGGCCCTCGTCTCGCCCGAGTACTACCCCGTCGTCGTCATGGGATCGTTGCTCGCGGTCCTGCCGCTGATCATCGCTTTCGTGATGCTGCAACGGTTCTGGCGCTCCGGCCTGACCGCGGGGGCGGTGAAGTGA
- a CDS encoding heme o synthase — MSLVNAAHGRSEDTSAVHPTGERPHGARRSVRQVVGAYAALSKPRVIELLLVTTIPAMFLAGREIPSPWLVLATLVGGTMAAGSANALNCVIDADIDKVMNRTKRRPLVKDSVPRRSALIFGLVLGVASAVVLYFTVNLLSAILAIATILFYIFVYTLGLKRRTSQNVVWGGAAGCMPVVIGWAAVSGTVQWPAFVMFGVIFFWTPPHTWALGMKYRDDYERAGVPMLPVVASAQHVARQIVIYSWVMVAWTLLLLPVTSWLYASFAVLAGGWFLFYAHSLQAAVRRGEETKPMSLFHRSNTYLMIVFVALAVDSAIGLPTLGLPF, encoded by the coding sequence ATGTCGTTGGTGAACGCTGCGCACGGACGCAGTGAAGACACCAGCGCCGTACACCCGACCGGTGAACGACCGCACGGTGCCCGGCGAAGCGTCCGCCAGGTGGTCGGCGCTTACGCGGCGCTCTCCAAGCCGCGCGTGATCGAGCTGCTCCTCGTCACCACTATTCCGGCGATGTTCCTGGCCGGGCGCGAGATCCCGTCGCCGTGGCTGGTGCTCGCCACGCTCGTCGGCGGCACGATGGCCGCGGGCAGCGCGAACGCGCTCAACTGCGTGATCGACGCCGACATCGACAAGGTGATGAACCGGACCAAGCGGCGCCCGCTGGTCAAGGACTCGGTGCCGCGGCGCAGCGCGCTGATCTTCGGCCTGGTGCTCGGCGTCGCGTCCGCCGTCGTCCTGTACTTCACGGTGAACTTGCTTTCGGCGATCCTCGCGATCGCGACGATCCTCTTCTACATCTTCGTCTACACCCTCGGCCTCAAGCGGCGGACTTCGCAGAACGTCGTGTGGGGCGGGGCGGCCGGCTGCATGCCGGTGGTGATCGGCTGGGCCGCGGTCTCCGGCACCGTGCAGTGGCCCGCGTTCGTGATGTTCGGCGTCATCTTCTTCTGGACCCCGCCGCACACCTGGGCACTGGGCATGAAGTACCGCGACGACTACGAGCGCGCGGGCGTGCCCATGCTGCCGGTGGTCGCCAGCGCGCAGCACGTGGCCCGCCAGATCGTCATCTACTCGTGGGTGATGGTCGCCTGGACGCTGCTGCTGCTGCCGGTGACGAGCTGGCTGTACGCCAGCTTCGCGGTGCTGGCCGGCGGCTGGTTCCTGTTCTACGCGCACAGCCTCCAGGCCGCGGTCCGCCGCGGCGAGGAGACCAAGCCGATGTCGCTGTTCCACCGCTCGAACACCTACCTGATGATCGTGTTCGTCGCGCTGGCCGTCGATTCGGCGATCGGGCTGCCGACCCTGGGCCTGCCGTTCTAG
- a CDS encoding helix-turn-helix domain-containing protein, which translates to MATSVGPLIERARVAAGLSQRALADAAGISQPTLSRIISGDRTAKMPEVVAIAWATGHTVAQLTEAGAVADRVQYAARATSDSDMDRMRESLLHFMELNDYLDDQAIPATV; encoded by the coding sequence ATGGCGACCAGTGTCGGGCCGCTGATCGAGCGCGCTCGTGTTGCCGCGGGTCTCAGCCAGCGTGCCCTTGCGGACGCAGCCGGTATCTCGCAACCCACCTTGTCGCGGATCATCTCCGGGGACCGGACGGCGAAGATGCCGGAGGTGGTGGCGATCGCGTGGGCGACCGGGCACACCGTCGCCCAGCTCACCGAGGCCGGAGCGGTGGCCGACCGGGTGCAGTACGCGGCGCGAGCGACCAGCGACTCCGATATGGATCGCATGCGGGAATCGCTGCTGCACTTCATGGAGCTGAACGATTACCTGGATGACCAGGCCATCCCCGCCACGGTCTGA
- a CDS encoding ImmA/IrrE family metallo-endopeptidase: MNAETEGRAAAARFRREHHLGVQPLGDLVAAIEQATGIDVAILEAGPDEHGLTMRDPARDAVFIGVARTRNPMRQRSTLAHELGHVLFQDWTDGIVGSWSERTPAEIRADAFARHLLAPVDGLREFLGNREPVTQSTLSEVVQRFLVSPQIAAIVLNQAEYIDDDTKHEWMALTAPQLATRFGWSDQYRALQGDSDQRRAPQRLLARAIKGYEEGVLSAQAIATLRGITPGAAEADLREAGVVPVQRAIAWAVSAELPAVQVDLAALDAALNAPDDDDGDPTADASEAG; this comes from the coding sequence TTGAACGCCGAGACTGAGGGACGGGCGGCCGCCGCGCGATTCCGCCGCGAGCATCACCTGGGCGTGCAGCCGTTGGGCGACCTTGTGGCGGCCATCGAGCAGGCGACCGGGATCGACGTGGCCATCCTCGAAGCAGGCCCGGATGAGCACGGCCTGACCATGCGGGATCCTGCGCGCGACGCCGTGTTCATCGGCGTCGCGCGCACCCGGAACCCGATGCGGCAACGCAGCACGCTCGCCCACGAACTCGGCCATGTGCTGTTCCAGGACTGGACAGACGGTATCGTGGGCAGCTGGAGCGAGCGGACTCCTGCGGAGATTCGAGCCGATGCCTTCGCCCGGCACCTGCTCGCGCCGGTCGATGGCCTGCGTGAGTTCCTCGGGAACCGGGAACCGGTGACCCAATCCACGCTCTCCGAGGTCGTCCAGCGGTTCCTGGTGTCACCGCAGATTGCGGCCATTGTGCTGAATCAGGCCGAATACATCGATGACGACACCAAGCACGAGTGGATGGCGCTGACCGCACCACAACTGGCCACCCGGTTCGGATGGAGCGACCAGTACCGCGCATTGCAGGGCGACTCCGATCAGCGGAGGGCGCCACAACGGTTGCTTGCCCGCGCGATCAAGGGCTACGAAGAAGGGGTGCTGTCCGCGCAGGCAATCGCCACCTTGCGCGGCATCACGCCAGGCGCCGCCGAGGCGGACCTGCGCGAGGCGGGCGTTGTGCCCGTCCAGCGGGCGATCGCGTGGGCTGTCTCCGCCGAGTTGCCTGCCGTGCAGGTGGACTTGGCCGCCTTGGACGCGGCCCTCAATGCGCCAGACGATGATGACGGCGATCCCACGGCAGATGCGAGTGAGGCCGGGTGA
- a CDS encoding HelD family protein: protein MSVSPDRETDGTLVDGTPEHAAELAREQAYVTTLYVKLDSERVEAQRRLDVTLKQAGGTPQARTERDVATTLYTDRLAQLGSVEQGLCFGRLDFLPEQAEETTYIGRLGLFDEDDEYRPLLVDWRAPVARPFYLATAASPDGVRRRRHLRSLTRKVTGFDDEVLDLSAADQGQDLGLAGEAALLAALERRRTGEMSDIVATIQSEQDRIIRAPLGGVMVVQGGPGTGKTAVALHRAAYLLYTHRQQLTTRGVLVVGPNSTFLRYIGQVLPSLGETGVLLATVGQLYPGLDADGAESREAAEVKGRLVMADVLANAVRDRQRVPEPVLEIEYERDLLKLDRKTCAEARTRARRSRRPHNLARRLFVSDVLDALTRQAARKLGEDLLDAQDVQDIRAELAADKGIAAAVDSLWPRLTPEGLLDDLFAERERLRSAAGKLLSEADRAHLESGREAHWTPADVPLLDELSELLGEDDTDERAERRRRDRVERAYAEGVLDILEQDDEIVDEELLRVSDVLDAELFAERQQARSELTAAQRAAQDRTWTFGHVIVDEAQELSAMDWRLLMRRSPNRSMTLVGDVAQTGAAGGARTWDEVLSPYVADRWKLEQLTVNYRTPAEIMAVAARVLAELDVDLKAPTSVRETGFRPWCAPSADLAADLPGFVAAELSAVDGGTVAVLTPASRAEAVRELLGVSPDDERVSVLTVERAKGLEFDSVLLVAPDEITGGSPRGLNDLYVALTRATRRLGVVQTGDAVPALDGLG, encoded by the coding sequence TTGTCCGTGTCCCCGGACCGGGAAACAGACGGCACCCTCGTGGACGGCACGCCCGAGCACGCCGCCGAGCTGGCGCGTGAGCAGGCGTACGTGACCACCTTGTACGTGAAGCTCGACTCCGAACGGGTCGAGGCCCAGCGGCGGCTCGACGTCACGCTGAAGCAGGCCGGCGGCACCCCGCAGGCGCGCACGGAGCGCGACGTCGCGACCACGCTCTACACCGACCGCCTGGCCCAGCTGGGCTCCGTCGAGCAGGGGCTGTGCTTCGGCCGGCTCGACTTCCTGCCCGAGCAGGCCGAGGAGACCACCTACATCGGGCGGCTCGGGCTGTTCGACGAGGACGACGAGTACCGGCCGCTGCTGGTCGACTGGCGGGCGCCGGTCGCGCGGCCGTTCTACCTCGCCACCGCCGCGTCGCCCGACGGCGTGCGCCGGCGCCGTCACCTGCGGTCGCTGACGCGCAAGGTCACCGGCTTCGACGACGAGGTGCTCGACCTCTCCGCCGCCGACCAGGGCCAGGACCTCGGGCTGGCCGGCGAGGCCGCGCTGCTGGCCGCGCTGGAGCGCCGCCGCACGGGCGAGATGAGCGACATCGTCGCGACCATCCAGTCCGAGCAGGACCGGATCATCCGGGCGCCGCTGGGCGGGGTGATGGTGGTGCAGGGCGGGCCCGGCACCGGCAAGACCGCCGTGGCGCTGCACCGGGCCGCTTACCTGCTCTACACGCACCGCCAGCAGCTCACCACCCGCGGCGTGCTGGTGGTCGGGCCGAACAGCACGTTCCTGCGCTACATCGGGCAGGTGCTGCCGTCGCTGGGCGAGACCGGCGTGCTGCTCGCCACCGTCGGGCAGCTCTACCCGGGCCTGGACGCCGACGGCGCCGAGTCCCGCGAAGCCGCCGAAGTGAAGGGGCGGCTGGTGATGGCGGACGTGCTCGCCAACGCCGTCCGCGACCGCCAGCGGGTGCCCGAGCCGGTGCTGGAGATCGAGTACGAGCGCGACCTGCTCAAGCTGGACCGCAAGACCTGCGCCGAGGCGCGCACCCGCGCCCGCCGTTCGCGCCGTCCGCACAACCTGGCGCGGCGCCTGTTCGTCTCCGACGTGCTCGACGCGCTGACCCGCCAGGCCGCCCGCAAGCTGGGGGAGGACCTGCTCGACGCGCAGGACGTCCAGGACATCCGCGCCGAGCTGGCGGCGGACAAGGGCATCGCCGCCGCGGTGGACTCGCTGTGGCCGAGACTCACCCCGGAAGGCCTGCTCGACGACCTGTTCGCCGAGCGCGAACGCCTCCGCTCGGCCGCCGGAAAGCTGCTTTCCGAAGCGGACCGCGCGCACCTGGAGAGCGGCCGCGAGGCGCACTGGACCCCGGCCGACGTGCCGCTGCTGGACGAGCTGTCCGAGCTGCTGGGCGAGGACGACACCGACGAGCGCGCCGAGCGCCGCCGCCGCGACCGCGTGGAGCGCGCGTACGCCGAGGGCGTGCTGGACATCCTGGAGCAGGACGACGAGATCGTCGACGAGGAGCTGCTGCGGGTGTCGGACGTGCTGGACGCGGAGCTGTTCGCCGAGCGGCAGCAGGCGCGCAGCGAGCTGACCGCCGCCCAGCGCGCCGCGCAGGACCGGACGTGGACGTTCGGGCACGTGATCGTGGACGAGGCGCAGGAGCTGTCCGCGATGGACTGGCGGCTGCTCATGCGCCGCTCGCCGAACCGGTCGATGACCCTGGTCGGCGACGTCGCGCAGACCGGGGCCGCGGGCGGCGCGAGGACGTGGGACGAGGTGCTCTCGCCCTACGTCGCTGACCGCTGGAAGCTGGAGCAGCTGACGGTGAACTACCGCACCCCGGCCGAGATCATGGCCGTCGCGGCGCGGGTGCTGGCCGAGCTGGACGTGGACCTGAAGGCGCCGACCTCGGTGCGGGAGACCGGGTTCCGGCCGTGGTGCGCGCCGTCCGCCGACCTGGCCGCCGACCTGCCGGGCTTCGTCGCGGCCGAGCTGTCCGCTGTGGACGGTGGCACCGTGGCCGTGCTGACGCCCGCGTCCCGGGCCGAGGCGGTGCGCGAGCTGCTGGGCGTCTCGCCCGACGACGAGCGTGTCAGCGTGCTCACCGTGGAGCGGGCGAAGGGCCTGGAGTTCGACTCCGTGCTGCTGGTCGCCCCGGACGAGATCACCGGCGGCTCGCCGCGGGGGCTGAACGACCTGTACGTGGCCCTGACGCGCGCGACCCGTCGGCTCGGCGTGGTCCAGACCGGTGACGCTGTTCCGGCGCTCGACGGCCTTGGCTAG
- a CDS encoding FKBP-type peptidyl-prolyl cis-trans isomerase encodes MQKIGKIAAVAVAVAAAALSLTACGGSDQPAAAAGPKRECTADDIKTTGNFGQVPTITIPDSCDPPKKLITKDLSEGTGPAAAKGQQLNMNYLLVTWSNKQKLDSSFDRGQTFPLTLGAGDVIPGWDQGLEGIKKGGRRLLIIPPDLAYKGGGNGVAPNETLVFVTDAVSVGAA; translated from the coding sequence ATGCAGAAAATCGGCAAGATCGCCGCCGTGGCCGTCGCCGTCGCGGCCGCGGCACTCAGTCTCACCGCGTGCGGCGGCAGTGACCAGCCCGCCGCCGCGGCCGGCCCCAAGCGCGAGTGCACCGCGGACGACATCAAGACCACCGGGAACTTCGGCCAGGTGCCGACCATCACCATCCCGGACAGCTGCGACCCGCCGAAGAAGCTGATCACCAAGGACCTGTCCGAGGGCACCGGCCCGGCGGCGGCCAAGGGGCAGCAGCTCAACATGAACTACCTGCTGGTGACCTGGTCGAACAAGCAGAAGCTGGACAGCTCGTTCGACCGCGGCCAGACCTTCCCCCTCACCCTCGGCGCGGGCGACGTCATCCCCGGCTGGGACCAGGGCCTCGAGGGCATCAAGAAGGGCGGCCGGCGGCTGCTCATCATCCCGCCCGACCTGGCCTACAAGGGCGGCGGCAACGGTGTCGCGCCCAATGAAACGCTGGTCTTCGTCACCGACGCGGTGTCGGTCGGCGCTGCCTGA
- the tkt gene encoding transketolase produces the protein MSETASTSENNPLLRRAVPADWTETDTRAVDTVRVLAADAVENCGSGHPGTAMSLAPLAYTLFQRTMRLDPADPEWPARDRFVLSAGHSSLTLYIQLYLAGFGLELDDLKQLRKWGSLTPGHPEYHHTKGVETTTGPLGQGLANAVGMAMAARRERGLLDPDAAPGESVFDHYIYAIASDGDIEEGVTAEASSIAGRQELGNLIVFWDDNKISIEDDTNIALSEDTVARYEAYGWHTQFVEGGENVVALEEAIKNAKAETGRPSFIAVRTVIGYPAPKKMGTGKAHGAALGAEEVAAVKEILGFDPARSFQVDDEVITHTRKALDRGKAARAEWQEQFEAWAAANPERKKLADRMSTRTLPEGFADNLPKWAPDAKGVATRKASGEVLNALAEPLPELWGGSADLAESNNTTMKGADSFGPEKAATDMWQTSPYGRTLHFGIREHAMGSILNGIALHGGTRPYGATFLIFSDYMRPPVRLAALMKAPVTYVWTHDSIGLGEDGPTHQPIEQLSALRAIPGLNVVRPADANETAYAWKAVLEDVHHPSGLALTRQNVPVLEGTSAEGVAKGGYVLADSDGTPDVVLIGTGSEVQLAVAAKQALEADGVKARVVSMPCVEWFDAQDQSYRDSVIPPSVKARVSVEAGIAQSWHRFTGDAGVNVSIEHFGASADATTLFREFGFTAEAVTDAARRSIANTQN, from the coding sequence GTGTCCGAAACCGCTTCTACCAGCGAGAACAACCCTTTGCTCCGGCGCGCCGTGCCCGCCGACTGGACCGAGACCGACACCCGTGCCGTCGACACCGTCCGGGTGCTGGCCGCCGACGCCGTGGAGAACTGCGGCAGCGGGCACCCCGGCACCGCGATGAGCCTGGCGCCGCTCGCCTACACGCTGTTCCAGCGGACCATGCGGCTCGACCCGGCCGACCCGGAGTGGCCGGCGCGCGACCGGTTCGTCCTGTCCGCCGGGCACTCGAGCCTCACCCTCTACATCCAGCTGTACCTCGCCGGCTTCGGCCTCGAACTCGATGACCTCAAGCAGCTGCGCAAGTGGGGCTCGCTGACCCCGGGCCACCCGGAGTACCACCACACCAAGGGTGTCGAGACCACCACCGGCCCGCTCGGCCAGGGCCTGGCCAACGCCGTGGGCATGGCGATGGCCGCCCGCCGCGAGCGCGGCCTGCTGGACCCGGACGCCGCTCCCGGCGAGAGCGTTTTCGACCACTACATCTACGCGATCGCCTCCGACGGCGACATCGAAGAGGGCGTCACCGCCGAGGCTTCGTCCATCGCCGGGCGCCAGGAGCTGGGCAACCTGATCGTCTTCTGGGACGACAACAAGATCTCCATCGAGGACGACACGAACATCGCCCTCTCGGAGGACACCGTCGCCCGGTACGAGGCCTACGGCTGGCACACCCAGTTCGTCGAGGGCGGCGAGAACGTCGTCGCGCTCGAAGAGGCCATCAAGAACGCGAAGGCCGAAACCGGCCGTCCGTCGTTCATCGCGGTGCGGACCGTGATCGGCTACCCGGCCCCGAAGAAGATGGGCACCGGCAAGGCGCACGGCGCCGCGCTGGGCGCCGAAGAGGTCGCCGCCGTCAAGGAGATCCTCGGCTTCGACCCGGCGCGGAGCTTCCAGGTCGACGACGAGGTCATCACCCACACCCGCAAGGCGCTCGACCGCGGCAAGGCCGCCCGCGCCGAGTGGCAGGAGCAGTTCGAGGCGTGGGCCGCGGCCAACCCGGAGCGCAAGAAGCTGGCCGACCGGATGTCGACCCGCACGCTGCCCGAGGGCTTCGCCGACAACCTGCCGAAGTGGGCGCCGGACGCCAAGGGCGTCGCCACCCGCAAGGCCTCCGGCGAGGTGCTGAACGCGCTGGCCGAGCCGCTGCCCGAGCTGTGGGGCGGTTCCGCGGACCTCGCGGAGAGCAACAACACCACCATGAAGGGCGCCGACTCGTTCGGCCCGGAGAAGGCCGCCACGGACATGTGGCAGACCAGCCCGTACGGCCGGACGCTGCACTTCGGCATCCGCGAGCACGCCATGGGCTCGATCCTGAACGGCATCGCGCTGCACGGCGGGACCCGCCCGTACGGCGCGACGTTCCTGATCTTCTCCGACTACATGCGCCCGCCGGTGCGGCTCGCCGCGCTGATGAAGGCGCCGGTCACCTACGTGTGGACGCACGACTCCATCGGCCTGGGCGAGGACGGCCCCACGCACCAGCCGATCGAGCAGCTGTCCGCGCTGCGCGCGATCCCCGGCCTCAACGTCGTCCGCCCGGCGGACGCCAACGAGACCGCGTACGCGTGGAAGGCCGTCCTGGAGGACGTCCACCACCCGTCGGGCCTCGCGCTCACCCGCCAGAACGTGCCGGTGCTCGAAGGCACCAGCGCCGAAGGCGTGGCGAAGGGCGGCTACGTGCTCGCCGACTCCGACGGCACCCCGGACGTGGTGCTGATCGGCACCGGTTCCGAGGTCCAGCTCGCGGTCGCGGCGAAGCAGGCCCTGGAGGCCGACGGCGTCAAGGCGCGGGTCGTGTCGATGCCGTGCGTCGAGTGGTTCGACGCGCAGGACCAGTCCTACCGGGACTCCGTCATCCCGCCGTCGGTGAAGGCGCGCGTGTCCGTCGAGGCGGGCATCGCCCAGTCGTGGCACCGCTTCACCGGTGACGCCGGGGTGAACGTTTCGATCGAGCACTTCGGTGCGTCGGCCGATGCCACCACACTGTTCCGTGAGTTCGGCTTCACCGCGGAGGCAGTCACCGACGCCGCCCGTCGCTCGATCGCCAACACCCAGAACTGA
- a CDS encoding carbohydrate ABC transporter permease codes for MATTLTSARTGKPPGPAPARRARRNGSGAAAVLMAPFFGLLVAVFLIPVGIAVWLSFFGADRPGLGIGPERTVFVGLRSYAAVLTDPTFLGSVGTVALYCVIYIPLMVVCGLALALLLDSGAVRLRAVAQLGLFLPHAVPGIIAGIIWLYLYTPGISPIIALFAKGDITLDFLGVHAVLPSIVNIAVWSNLGYNVVIFYAALKAIPPEIIEASVVDGAGGVRTAVQVKAPLVRSAIVMVAMFTLIAALQLFTEPMLLSQSTPMIGSRYTPSMYIFDAAFTRNNYGLAAAASVILLICTIALSYGVTRWTNRTGEETAR; via the coding sequence ATGGCCACGACCTTGACCTCGGCCCGTACCGGCAAGCCGCCGGGACCGGCGCCGGCCCGGCGCGCCCGCCGCAACGGATCCGGCGCGGCGGCGGTGCTGATGGCGCCGTTCTTCGGGCTGCTGGTGGCCGTTTTCCTGATCCCGGTCGGCATCGCCGTGTGGCTGAGCTTCTTCGGCGCGGACCGGCCGGGGCTCGGGATCGGCCCGGAGCGCACGGTCTTCGTCGGCCTGCGCAGTTACGCGGCGGTGCTGACCGACCCGACGTTCCTCGGCAGCGTCGGCACCGTGGCCCTGTACTGCGTCATCTACATCCCGCTGATGGTGGTCTGCGGGCTGGCGCTGGCCCTTCTGCTCGACTCCGGGGCCGTGCGGCTGCGGGCCGTGGCGCAGCTGGGGCTGTTCCTGCCGCACGCGGTGCCCGGCATCATCGCCGGGATCATCTGGCTGTACCTGTACACGCCGGGGATCAGCCCGATCATCGCCCTGTTCGCCAAGGGCGACATCACCCTCGACTTCCTCGGGGTGCACGCCGTGCTGCCCTCGATCGTGAACATCGCCGTGTGGAGCAACCTCGGCTACAACGTGGTGATCTTCTACGCCGCGCTGAAGGCCATCCCGCCCGAGATCATCGAAGCGTCCGTTGTGGACGGTGCCGGCGGGGTCCGCACCGCGGTACAGGTCAAGGCGCCGCTGGTGCGGTCGGCGATCGTGATGGTCGCGATGTTCACCCTCATCGCGGCGCTGCAGCTGTTCACCGAGCCGATGCTGCTCAGCCAGTCGACCCCGATGATCGGCTCCCGGTACACGCCGAGCATGTACATCTTCGACGCGGCCTTCACCCGCAACAACTACGGCCTGGCCGCGGCCGCCTCGGTCATCCTGCTGATCTGCACCATCGCCCTGTCGTACGGCGTCACCCGCTGGACGAACCGCACCGGTGAGGAGACCGCCCGATGA
- a CDS encoding hydroxyacid dehydrogenase, producing the protein MTGGRRPAAAFAMAPDAAAAVLTSAARAAFAESCDVAPGPVLDDFTTPRAAAVLRDTELLITGWGCPPLDAAALAAAPRLRAVVHTAGSIRGHVTPACWERGIEVSSAAAANALPVAEYTVAMILLTGKQVLEQARGYRAARSRPDGFSGPDLGNYRRTVGVLSASMIGRRVIELLRPYDLRVLLHDPYVSAAEARELGVQPAGLAELFAHSDVVSVHTPLLPATRGLVDRDLIFSMRPGAVLLNTARGAVLDQQALVDAATAGRVRAVLDVTDPEVLPADHPLWTCDNVLITPHVAGSQGNELGRLADFAATEAARWAAGTGFAHPVRPERLDFLA; encoded by the coding sequence GTGACCGGCGGGCGCCGTCCCGCGGCCGCGTTCGCGATGGCCCCCGACGCGGCCGCCGCGGTCCTCACCAGCGCCGCCCGGGCCGCGTTCGCCGAGTCCTGTGACGTGGCGCCGGGCCCGGTACTCGACGACTTCACCACGCCGAGAGCCGCGGCCGTGCTGCGGGACACCGAACTGCTGATCACCGGCTGGGGATGCCCGCCGCTGGACGCCGCGGCACTCGCCGCCGCGCCCCGGCTGCGGGCGGTCGTGCACACCGCCGGCTCCATCCGCGGTCACGTGACGCCGGCCTGCTGGGAGCGTGGCATCGAGGTGTCCTCGGCCGCGGCCGCCAACGCGCTGCCGGTCGCCGAGTACACCGTCGCCATGATCCTGCTGACCGGCAAGCAGGTGCTGGAACAGGCCCGCGGCTACCGGGCGGCGCGGTCTCGCCCGGATGGGTTCAGCGGGCCGGACCTGGGCAACTACCGCCGCACTGTGGGGGTGCTGTCCGCGTCGATGATCGGCCGCCGCGTCATCGAACTGCTGCGCCCGTACGATCTGCGCGTCCTGCTGCACGATCCGTACGTCTCCGCGGCGGAGGCGCGCGAGCTGGGCGTCCAGCCGGCCGGGCTGGCCGAGCTGTTCGCGCACAGCGACGTGGTCAGCGTCCACACCCCGCTGCTGCCGGCCACCCGCGGCCTCGTCGACCGCGACCTGATCTTCTCGATGCGCCCCGGCGCGGTCCTGCTCAACACCGCCCGCGGAGCGGTGCTCGACCAGCAGGCCCTCGTCGACGCCGCCACCGCCGGCCGCGTCCGCGCCGTCCTCGACGTCACCGACCCCGAGGTCCTGCCCGCCGACCATCCACTGTGGACCTGCGACAACGTGCTGATCACCCCGCACGTCGCCGGCTCCCAGGGCAACGAACTGGGCCGCCTCGCCGACTTCGCCGCCACCGAAGCGGCCCGCTGGGCGGCGGGCACCGGCTTCGCCCATCCCGTACGACCGGAACGGCTGGACTTCCTGGCTTGA